A single genomic interval of Psychroserpens sp. NJDZ02 harbors:
- a CDS encoding tetratricopeptide repeat protein has product MKTLYIILYLIPILTFSQIPEITGTAIDTSNYVFVRSKIRMQSIFIKNDSTNVKYYYNRALLYKEIHDYKSALKDFNKSVKLYPTEFTIYYYRGATYDRLGEYDKAILDFNKALELNPNFEWGYVDRGMMYFVTKAYAKAEIDFKKALELKPDWTLPLTNLGKVYFEQNKFDEAITHFKAAINSDSKNYLAYQNLGFTYFSQKEYDLAIESYSKAINLFPKYYNAIRSRADAKKEKGDVNGFCEDVKLGAKLGDAKAILYLKTDNDCGL; this is encoded by the coding sequence ATGAAGACACTCTATATCATCCTTTATTTAATTCCAATTCTTACGTTTAGTCAAATACCTGAGATTACAGGAACTGCAATTGACACTTCAAACTATGTGTTCGTCAGATCAAAAATTAGGATGCAATCCATATTTATAAAAAATGACTCAACCAATGTCAAATATTATTACAATAGAGCGCTGTTGTATAAAGAAATTCATGATTATAAATCAGCACTTAAAGATTTTAACAAAAGCGTAAAGCTATATCCAACTGAATTCACGATCTACTATTACCGAGGCGCTACTTATGACCGTTTGGGAGAATACGATAAGGCTATTTTAGATTTTAATAAAGCTCTAGAACTAAATCCTAATTTTGAATGGGGTTACGTTGACAGAGGAATGATGTATTTTGTAACTAAAGCATATGCAAAAGCAGAGATTGATTTTAAAAAAGCTTTAGAGCTAAAACCAGATTGGACGTTACCATTAACAAATTTGGGGAAAGTCTATTTTGAACAGAATAAATTTGATGAGGCCATCACCCATTTTAAAGCAGCCATTAACAGCGATTCTAAAAATTATCTAGCCTATCAAAACCTTGGTTTTACCTATTTTTCACAGAAAGAATATGATTTGGCTATTGAAAGTTATTCCAAAGCAATAAACCTGTTCCCAAAATACTATAATGCGATAAGAAGTCGGGCTGATGCAAAAAAAGAAAAAGGAGATGTTAATGGTTTTTGTGAAGATGTAAAACTAGGGGCTAAACTTGGTGACGCAAAGGCAATACTCTATTTAAAAACCGATAATGATTGTGGACTATAA
- a CDS encoding short-chain dehydrogenase yields the protein MKNIILVLLLIVTFSCSEDHKTDQQLLENDKKELVENLDSYKVATYKFGKILIRASAEKNTISPEFQSFKSDLDRIFNKVVKYDLENPENLSVLDYISIYRDYKNMENFIMETDEDIFPTLIDAFNVTYGDSVSKQREYLKGADKVYTENIEHSVLSAIVILSKDLGKEVSLYECSKTHPELLPDSEIKTLLQYFRGFLFYEKGLYYLSEDEITRNIDWLNHNQEVDLPYTRAMFQWGNLNNKQTHIGFHSLNHLFRGFDRLMMEREVDEKRALEDFEMFLKDAKEIGLDNEIVWSIETYLYLKNEDNEKAIAALTKLKTSKLLTSGDKEKIDESIKYLKNRKPGEVLNSFYDKYFLSKIATKYMFSILSKIDWEEVMKEQNITHTEEIFQTIENFKTLIANLEKYSSTENLKVTGEEIKNKGESLWNKVKGLAE from the coding sequence ATGAAAAACATAATTTTAGTATTACTATTAATCGTAACATTTAGCTGTTCTGAAGACCATAAAACAGACCAACAATTACTAGAAAATGATAAAAAAGAACTAGTAGAAAACCTAGACTCTTATAAAGTGGCTACTTACAAATTTGGTAAAATACTAATTAGAGCTTCAGCAGAAAAAAATACTATATCACCAGAATTTCAATCTTTTAAATCTGACCTTGATAGAATTTTCAATAAAGTAGTCAAATATGATTTAGAAAACCCTGAAAACTTATCAGTACTAGATTACATTTCCATTTATCGTGATTATAAAAACATGGAAAATTTTATAATGGAAACCGACGAAGATATTTTCCCGACTTTAATAGATGCTTTTAATGTAACTTATGGAGACTCTGTTAGCAAACAAAGAGAATACCTAAAAGGGGCTGATAAAGTATATACTGAAAACATTGAGCACTCTGTTTTAAGTGCCATTGTAATTTTAAGCAAAGATTTAGGAAAAGAAGTCTCACTTTATGAATGCTCTAAAACACACCCAGAATTGCTTCCTGATTCCGAAATAAAAACATTATTACAGTATTTTAGAGGATTCTTATTTTACGAAAAAGGATTATACTATTTATCAGAAGATGAGATTACAAGAAATATAGACTGGTTAAACCATAATCAAGAAGTCGATTTACCATACACAAGAGCTATGTTTCAATGGGGGAATCTCAACAACAAACAAACCCATATAGGTTTTCACTCTTTAAATCACTTATTTAGAGGATTTGACAGATTAATGATGGAAAGGGAAGTTGACGAAAAACGGGCTTTAGAAGATTTTGAAATGTTTTTGAAAGACGCTAAAGAAATTGGGCTGGATAATGAAATTGTTTGGTCTATTGAAACCTACTTATATTTAAAAAATGAGGACAACGAAAAAGCTATTGCAGCATTAACAAAACTTAAAACAAGTAAACTACTTACTTCTGGCGATAAAGAAAAAATTGATGAATCTATTAAATATCTAAAAAACAGAAAACCAGGCGAAGTCCTAAACAGCTTTTACGATAAATATTTTTTAAGCAAAATCGCTACAAAATATATGTTTTCAATTTTATCAAAAATAGATTGGGAAGAAGTAATGAAAGAACAAAATATAACCCACACAGAAGAAATTTTTCAAACCATAGAAAATTTTAAAACGCTTATAGCAAACTTAGAAAAATACTCAAGTACAGAAAATTTAAAAGTTACGGGAGAGGAAATTAAAAATAAAGGGGAAAGCCTGTGGAATAAAGTAAAAGGATTAGCCGAATAA
- a CDS encoding BspA family leucine-rich repeat surface protein, which produces MKHTITLLFLFLSLTSFSQTEFSSLWNTSNTDTGTSAINEIEIPTNPAYTYNYNVDWGDGQTDTGVTGDITHAYATPNTYTITIDGTFPSIYFNDQGDKLKIIEILNWGNIQWQTMENAFYGCENLNFDAIGAPDLSQVTTLKNMFKNAASFNGIINHWNVSTITDLSGLFYGATTFNRPLDLWNTGSVTDMSETFFRTSSFNEPLDNWNTAQVTNMSKMFYSASAFNQSINGWEVSNVTDMSYMFYKTTFNLPLSSWLVNNVTDMSYMFGDADFNQPIEIWNVSNVEDMSYMFYKNTGFNQPLNSWIVSNVTDMSHMFDGCTRFNQPINDWDVSNVTNMSFMFRDNRYFNQPLNSWIVTAVTDMESMFDGATQFNENITTWDVSNVVDMQSMFEAAYLFNQDITGWIVSNVTNMNNMFRSTNAFNQAITSWDVSKVTDMSSMFASTTTFNQPLEIWDVSKVKNMSSMFNAARVFNQPLNGWTTSEVTNMSYMFYSSTANPTIFNQPLNDWDTSSVTNMSSMYRNAMAFDQSLASWNISNVSNMSDMLDDSGLSQTNYDNTLIGWEAQSVRDNVTLGAEGLNYCDSRDQRQNLIDNSNWIINDDIINCSFVLCTSLVSPLNGDTSAPSNTDIIWEMVPGATGYKISYRIENSGVVTAIVTDLDVGNVTGLDLTSDLTPGDTVYVTVVPYNATDGDATGCTEESFSVISSWINDPTAFKITIDTSISQSYTSDDNQLRIDANSSYPDYLTYNYSIDWGDNQFNNNVTGGITHTYLVPGIYTISIIGDYPAHYYSNFARDNQKLLSIDQWGTQQWQSMKNAFYYCKNMEYNATDLPDLSQVTTTYRMFGSANLFNGNINDWDVSNIEDMSSMFQSASDFNQPLNDWNVSNVTNMSSMFSSASDFDQPLDHWITSNVTDMSTMFSSSSAFNQNINSWDVSAVTTMRQMFYRASLFNQPLLGWDVTSVTDMESMFNNATVFDQPIDIWTVNNVTNMSSMFEYATAFNQNINSWSVTAVTDMSSMFESATNFNMPLDNWVPIAVTNMQSMFESAVTFNQNISAWNVTNVINMASTFKSAKAFNKPLNGWDVNSVVDMTSMFESAEAFNQPLDLWEVSAVANMTSMFEKALVFNQDLNDWIVNSVTLMPSMFENASAFNSPINDWTVASVTNMKSMFKNAIVFNQTLNNWNTGEVLTMAEMFSGASAFNQNIDIWNVSFVATMEAMFKNAISYNQTMNSWNVASVLTMEEMFRGASVFNETIDGWNVRGVITMEEMFYDAIAFNQTLNSWRVTNVSNMISMFRNATAFDQNLDDWIIGTTNMKYMFSNATSFNQPLSAWDVSPVTDMQYMLDYTALSRENYDATLIAWSELVVNYNINLGAQTLLYCDAQTHRQSMIDTYGWTFTGDILDCPIPTCTQLISPANGDIDVPVNTNLTWERALYARGYTLTVVTQPGNVLLVDNETVTETSYQFLSDFSGGELVQVTITPFNDEGEPLACTMESFTIINNSTPTVPDCTTLTLPLHGSTDISVDTDLEWEPIANADGYRITVGTTSGGSDILNDIDVANVTAYQLASGLPENTIIYVQITPYNTIGDAITCAEESFTTETIPVAPECTSLTLPLDGTTDVSIDTDFSWNPVPNATGYLLSVGTTGGGIEILNNIDVGNVTTYDLPDDLNTNRLIFVNITPYNAVGDAIGCTEESFRTGDSASTDPPTCTTLTAPLHNATDVDITTDLSWTAITDATGYTISVGTTTGGTDILALTDVGNVITYNLASDLPETSTIFVTIAPYNAVASATGCTEESFTTETLPTPPNCTTLTTPLNNATNVDITTDLSWTAATDATGYIISVGSTTGGTDILDNEDVGNVITYNLASDLPEMATIFVTITPYNLVGNATGCTEESFTTETLPTPPNCTTLTTPLDNATNVDITTDLSWTAATDATGYIISVGTTTGGTDILDNEDVGNVITYDLASDLPETSPIFVTITPYNLVGNATGCTEESFTTETLPTPPNCTSLTNPLHNATDVDITTDLSWTAATDATGYIISVGTTAGGTDILDNEDVGNVITYDLASDLPETSTIYVTITPYNAVGNATGCTEESFTTETLPTPPNCATLTTPLNNATNVDITTDLSWTAGTDATGYIISVGTTTGGTDILDNEDVGNVITYDLASDLPETSTIYVTITPYNAVGNATGCAEESFTTETLPTPPNCTTLTTPLNNATNVDITTDLSWTAATDATGYIISVGTTTGGTDILDSEDVGNVITYDLASDLPETSTIYVTITPYNAVGNATGCAEESFTTETLPTPPNCTTLTTPLNNATNVDITTDLSWTAATDATGYIISVGTTAGGTDILDNEDVGNVITYDLASDLPETSTIYVTITPYNAVGNATGCAEESFTTETLPTPPNCTTLTTPLNNATNVDITTDLSWTAATDATGYIISVGTTTGGTDILDNEDVGNVITYDLALYLPETSTVFVTITPYNTVGNATGCTEESFVTETLLYPPTCTTLINPIHNETDVALDTSIDWDIVPTADGYTLSIGSTSGGTDIVNNEDVGNATSYNLIQDLLQNQSYYVTVTAYNIDGDAQGCTESVFTTLTIPKNDVKYGFSPDNDGINEFWHIEGIEDNPSNTVTIFNRWGDMVFQIENYNNTTNVFRGIANKKTKMGADVLPEGTYFFQFDINGPHNFDKLKGFVIIKR; this is translated from the coding sequence ATGAAACACACGATTACCTTACTCTTTTTATTTTTAAGCCTCACTTCATTTTCACAAACCGAATTCTCATCGCTTTGGAATACGTCAAATACAGATACAGGGACTTCTGCTATTAACGAAATTGAAATACCAACAAATCCAGCGTACACCTATAATTATAATGTAGATTGGGGAGATGGACAAACGGACACAGGAGTTACAGGTGATATTACCCATGCCTATGCGACTCCAAATACCTACACCATAACGATTGACGGAACTTTCCCGTCCATATATTTTAATGATCAAGGTGATAAATTAAAAATTATAGAGATTTTAAATTGGGGTAATATCCAATGGCAAACCATGGAAAATGCTTTTTATGGTTGTGAAAATTTAAATTTTGACGCCATAGGTGCTCCTGATTTATCACAAGTAACCACGCTTAAAAATATGTTTAAAAATGCTGCATCTTTTAACGGTATTATCAACCATTGGAATGTAAGCACTATTACAGATCTTTCAGGTCTATTTTATGGCGCTACGACCTTTAACAGACCTTTAGACTTGTGGAATACAGGAAGCGTAACAGATATGTCCGAAACATTCTTTCGTACATCAAGCTTTAACGAACCTCTAGACAATTGGAATACAGCACAGGTAACAAACATGTCTAAAATGTTTTATTCTGCTTCGGCATTTAATCAAAGTATAAATGGTTGGGAAGTTAGTAATGTAACGGATATGTCTTACATGTTTTATAAGACCACTTTTAACCTTCCATTAAGTAGTTGGTTAGTTAATAATGTAACTGACATGTCTTATATGTTTGGCGATGCAGATTTTAATCAACCTATAGAAATTTGGAATGTAAGTAATGTAGAAGATATGTCTTATATGTTTTATAAAAACACAGGCTTTAACCAACCCCTAAACAGTTGGATAGTTAGCAACGTGACCGATATGTCTCATATGTTTGATGGATGTACTAGATTCAACCAGCCAATAAACGATTGGGACGTTAGCAATGTGACCAACATGAGTTTCATGTTTAGGGATAACCGGTATTTTAATCAACCTTTAAATAGTTGGATTGTTACTGCGGTTACAGATATGGAATCGATGTTTGATGGCGCAACTCAATTTAATGAGAATATTACAACTTGGGATGTTAGTAATGTTGTTGATATGCAATCAATGTTTGAAGCTGCTTATCTATTTAATCAGGATATTACAGGTTGGATTGTTAGTAATGTTACTAATATGAATAATATGTTTCGTTCTACAAATGCGTTTAACCAAGCTATTACAAGTTGGGATGTTAGCAAAGTAACAGATATGAGTTCTATGTTTGCATCAACTACCACGTTTAACCAACCTCTTGAAATATGGGATGTTAGTAAGGTTAAAAACATGAGCTCTATGTTTAACGCTGCACGTGTTTTTAATCAACCTTTAAATGGTTGGACTACTTCAGAAGTAACCAACATGTCATATATGTTTTACTCCTCTACTGCTAACCCTACAATTTTTAATCAGCCATTAAATGACTGGGACACGTCCTCCGTAACCAATATGTCTAGCATGTATAGAAATGCAATGGCATTTGACCAAAGCTTAGCATCTTGGAACATAAGTAACGTCTCAAACATGTCTGACATGCTAGATGATTCTGGTTTGTCTCAAACTAATTACGATAACACACTAATAGGTTGGGAGGCTCAATCGGTAAGAGATAACGTGACTCTTGGTGCTGAAGGATTAAATTATTGCGATAGCAGGGATCAACGACAAAATCTAATTGATAACTCTAATTGGATAATCAATGACGATATTATAAACTGTTCATTTGTGCTTTGTACGTCTTTGGTTTCTCCTCTTAATGGTGATACTAGCGCCCCATCAAATACAGATATAATTTGGGAAATGGTTCCGGGAGCTACAGGTTATAAAATTAGTTATCGAATAGAAAATAGTGGTGTCGTTACTGCTATAGTAACAGACCTAGATGTAGGTAATGTAACTGGTTTAGACTTGACATCAGATTTAACACCTGGCGACACTGTTTACGTAACGGTAGTGCCTTACAATGCAACAGATGGAGATGCTACAGGATGTACAGAAGAAAGTTTTAGCGTTATATCTAGTTGGATTAATGACCCTACAGCCTTTAAAATTACAATAGACACCAGTATATCACAAAGCTATACTAGTGATGATAATCAACTTAGAATAGATGCTAATTCTAGTTATCCAGATTACCTAACTTATAATTACTCTATAGACTGGGGAGATAATCAATTTAACAATAATGTGACTGGAGGTATTACCCATACTTACCTTGTCCCTGGTATTTATACCATCAGTATTATTGGAGACTACCCAGCACATTACTATTCTAATTTTGCGCGAGACAATCAAAAATTACTTTCTATAGATCAATGGGGAACCCAACAATGGCAATCAATGAAAAACGCGTTCTATTATTGTAAAAATATGGAATATAACGCTACAGACCTACCCGATTTGTCACAGGTAACAACGACATATCGTATGTTTGGTTCTGCCAATCTTTTTAATGGTAATATAAACGATTGGGATGTTAGTAATATTGAAGACATGTCTAGTATGTTTCAAAGTGCAAGTGACTTTAACCAGCCTTTAAATGATTGGAATGTTTCCAACGTGACCAATATGTCATCTATGTTTTCTAGTGCAAGCGATTTTGATCAACCATTAGACCATTGGATTACAAGTAATGTTACAGATATGTCCACAATGTTTTCATCTTCTAGTGCATTTAACCAAAATATCAATAGCTGGGACGTGAGTGCCGTAACCACCATGAGACAGATGTTTTATAGAGCTAGTTTATTCAACCAACCACTACTCGGTTGGGATGTGACTTCTGTAACCGACATGGAATCTATGTTTAACAACGCAACAGTTTTTGATCAACCAATAGATATTTGGACTGTTAACAACGTGACCAACATGTCCTCTATGTTTGAATATGCGACAGCATTTAACCAAAATATTAATAGTTGGAGTGTCACTGCCGTTACCGACATGAGTTCTATGTTTGAAAGTGCTACCAACTTCAATATGCCTTTAGATAATTGGGTTCCAATTGCGGTAACTAACATGCAATCTATGTTTGAAAGCGCAGTAACATTTAATCAAAATATTAGCGCCTGGAACGTTACCAATGTTATAAATATGGCATCAACATTTAAAAGTGCTAAAGCCTTTAACAAGCCATTAAATGGATGGGACGTCAATTCTGTAGTAGATATGACCTCTATGTTTGAAAGCGCAGAAGCCTTTAATCAACCATTAGACCTTTGGGAGGTTAGTGCTGTTGCCAACATGACTTCTATGTTTGAAAAAGCCCTGGTATTTAACCAAGACTTAAACGATTGGATTGTTAATTCTGTTACTTTAATGCCTTCTATGTTTGAAAACGCAAGCGCTTTTAACTCACCAATTAATGACTGGACCGTAGCTTCTGTAACCAATATGAAAAGCATGTTTAAAAATGCTATTGTTTTTAATCAGACATTAAACAATTGGAACACTGGAGAAGTCTTAACCATGGCCGAAATGTTTAGTGGTGCCTCTGCTTTTAACCAAAATATAGATATCTGGAATGTTTCTTTTGTCGCCACAATGGAAGCGATGTTTAAAAATGCTATCAGCTACAACCAAACCATGAATTCATGGAACGTGGCCTCTGTACTGACTATGGAAGAGATGTTTAGAGGCGCTAGCGTTTTTAATGAAACTATCGACGGTTGGAATGTAAGAGGGGTTATTACTATGGAAGAAATGTTTTATGACGCCATAGCCTTCAACCAAACGCTTAATAGTTGGAGAGTTACCAATGTTTCTAATATGATTTCTATGTTTAGAAACGCAACAGCTTTCGATCAAAATTTAGACGATTGGATTATTGGAACCACAAATATGAAATACATGTTTAGTAATGCCACGTCTTTTAACCAGCCATTGTCTGCTTGGGATGTTAGCCCTGTTACCGACATGCAGTACATGCTGGATTACACCGCATTATCTAGAGAAAATTATGATGCGACTTTAATTGCCTGGTCTGAGCTAGTCGTAAATTACAATATAAACCTTGGTGCCCAGACCTTACTGTATTGTGATGCCCAAACACACAGGCAATCTATGATTGATACATATGGATGGACATTTACAGGAGATATTTTAGACTGCCCAATACCAACTTGTACTCAATTGATTTCGCCAGCAAATGGAGACATAGATGTCCCTGTTAATACAAATCTTACTTGGGAACGCGCACTTTATGCTAGAGGCTATACACTAACAGTCGTAACGCAACCTGGAAACGTCTTATTAGTGGATAATGAAACGGTCACAGAAACATCTTATCAATTTTTATCAGATTTTTCAGGAGGTGAACTAGTACAAGTTACAATTACTCCTTTTAATGATGAAGGAGAGCCGTTAGCCTGTACAATGGAAAGTTTTACTATTATCAACAATAGCACACCAACAGTTCCCGATTGTACAACCTTAACATTACCATTACATGGGAGTACAGACATATCTGTAGATACTGATTTAGAATGGGAACCAATTGCCAATGCCGATGGCTATAGAATTACAGTAGGAACAACGTCAGGAGGTAGTGACATACTAAATGACATTGATGTTGCTAATGTAACAGCCTATCAATTAGCTTCAGGCCTTCCTGAAAACACTATAATCTATGTGCAAATAACACCTTATAACACTATTGGAGATGCTATAACATGCGCCGAAGAGAGTTTCACCACAGAAACTATTCCTGTTGCTCCAGAGTGTACCAGCTTAACATTACCTTTAGATGGTACTACAGATGTCTCAATAGATACTGATTTTAGCTGGAATCCCGTACCTAATGCCACAGGTTACTTACTTTCAGTAGGTACTACTGGTGGCGGTATTGAAATTCTTAATAATATTGATGTTGGAAATGTAACCACTTACGATCTTCCTGACGACTTAAACACTAATCGTTTAATTTTTGTAAACATCACACCGTACAACGCGGTTGGTGATGCCATAGGTTGTACTGAAGAAAGTTTTAGAACAGGAGATTCTGCATCTACAGACCCTCCAACTTGTACCACTCTGACTGCTCCGTTACACAACGCTACGGACGTAGACATCACGACGGATTTAAGCTGGACAGCTATAACCGATGCAACTGGTTATACCATTTCTGTGGGAACAACTACAGGTGGGACTGATATTCTTGCACTTACAGATGTTGGAAACGTCATCACTTACAACTTAGCATCAGATTTACCTGAAACGTCTACCATATTTGTAACGATTGCACCTTACAACGCGGTAGCTAGTGCGACAGGCTGTACTGAGGAATCGTTCACAACAGAAACATTACCAACACCGCCTAACTGTACTACTTTAACAACACCGTTAAACAATGCTACAAACGTAGATATTACTACGGACTTAAGTTGGACTGCCGCAACAGATGCCACTGGATATATTATTTCTGTAGGATCAACTACAGGTGGTACTGATATTTTAGATAATGAAGATGTTGGAAACGTCATCACTTATAACCTAGCATCAGATTTACCAGAAATGGCAACTATTTTTGTAACCATTACCCCTTACAACTTAGTGGGTAATGCCACAGGATGTACTGAGGAATCGTTTACTACAGAAACTCTACCAACACCGCCTAACTGTACTACTTTAACCACACCGTTAGACAATGCTACAAACGTAGACATCACTACGGACTTAAGTTGGACTGCTGCAACAGATGCGACTGGATATATTATTTCTGTAGGAACAACTACAGGTGGTACTGATATTTTAGATAACGAAGATGTTGGAAACGTCATCACTTACGACCTAGCATCTGATTTACCTGAAACGTCACCTATTTTTGTAACGATTACTCCTTACAACTTAGTAGGGAATGCAACGGGTTGTACAGAGGAATCGTTCACAACAGAAACATTACCAACACCGCCTAATTGTACATCTTTAACTAATCCATTACATAATGCTACAGACGTAGATATTACTACGGATTTAAGTTGGACTGCCGCAACAGATGCCACTGGATATATTATTTCTGTAGGAACAACTGCAGGTGGGACTGATATTTTAGATAATGAAGATGTTGGAAACGTCATCACTTACGACTTAGCATCTGATTTACCGGAAACATCAACGATATATGTAACTATTACACCATATAACGCAGTAGGGAATGCAACGGGTTGTACTGAGGAATCGTTCACAACAGAAACATTACCAACACCTCCTAACTGCGCGACTTTAACGACACCGTTAAATAATGCTACAAACGTAGATATTACTACGGATTTAAGTTGGACTGCTGGAACAGATGCAACTGGATACATAATCTCTGTGGGAACAACTACAGGTGGGACTGATATTTTAGATAACGAAGATGTTGGAAACGTCATCACTTACGACCTAGCATCAGATTTACCTGAAACATCAACGATATATGTAACTATTACACCATATAACGCAGTAGGTAATGCCACGGGATGTGCTGAGGAATCGTTTACTACAGAAACTCTACCAACACCGCCTAACTGTACGACTTTAACGACACCGTTAAACAATGCTACAAACGTAGACATAACTACGGACTTAAGTTGGACTGCTGCAACAGATGCAACTGGATACATAATCTCTGTGGGAACAACTACAGGTGGAACTGATATTTTAGATAGCGAAGATGTTGGAAACGTCATCACTTACGACCTAGCATCTGATTTACCGGAAACATCAACGATATATGTAACTATTACACCATATAACGCAGTAGGTAATGCTACGGGATGTGCTGAGGAATCGTTTACTACAGAAACTCTACCAACACCGCCTAACTGTACGACTTTAACGACACCGTTAAACAATGCTACAAACGTAGACATAACTACGGACTTAAGTTGGACTGCCGCAACAGATGCCACTGGATATATTATTTCTGTAGGAACAACTGCAGGTGGGACTGATATTTTAGATAATGAAGATGTTGGAAACGTCATCACTTACGACCTAGCATCTGATTTACCGGAAACATCAACGATATATGTAACTATTACACCATATAACGCAGTAGGTAATGCCACGGGATGTGCTGAGGAATCGTTTACTACAGAAACTCTACCAACACCGCCTAACTGTACGACTTTAACGACACCGTTAAACAATGCTACAAACGTAGACATAACTACGGACTTAAGTTGGACTGCTGCAACAGATGCGACTGGATACATAATCTCTGTGGGAACAACTACAGGTGGGACTGATATTTTAGATAATGAAGATGTTGGAAACGTCATCACTTACGACTTGGCGTTGTACTTGCCAGAAACGTCAACGGTATTTGTAACCATTACACCATATAACACGGTTGGTAATGCAACAGGCTGTACTGAGGAATCGTTTGTTACAGAAACATTACTATACCCACCGACATGTACAACATTAATTAACCCAATCCATAATGAGACTGACGTTGCTTTAGATACCAGTATTGACTGGGACATTGTTCCTACCGCTGATGGTTACACCCTCTCCATAGGTTCTACATCTGGAGGAACTGATATCGTAAATAATGAAGACGTAGGTAACGCAACCTCGTATAATTTAATTCAAGACTTACTTCAAAACCAATCGTACTACGTCACTGTTACAGCATACAACATTGACGGTGATGCCCAAGGTTGTACAGAAAGTGTGTTTACCACATTAACAATTCCAAAAAATGATGTTAAATATGGTTTTTCACCAGATAATGATGGCATTAATGAATTTTGGCATATTGAAGGTATAGAGGATAACCCAAGCAACACCGTTACTATTTTTAACCGTTGGGGAGATATGGTCTTTCAAATTGAAAATTATAATAATACCACTAATGTCTTTAGAGGTATAGCCAATAAAAAAACTAAAATGGGTGCAGATGTATTGCCAGAAGGGACTTACTTCTTTCAATTTGATATTAATGGCCCGCATAATTTCGACAAATTAAAAGGATTTGTAATTATAAAAAGATAA